The following proteins are encoded in a genomic region of Chloroflexota bacterium:
- the modA gene encoding molybdate ABC transporter substrate-binding protein translates to MLGFSLGIGLGLPLALGGCAPDVDLTVFAAASARDALADVAHRFAGQAGQRVKVAPGGSSALAQQIRHGAPADVYVSANPGWMDSLEREGLIEPSSRFDLLSNSLVLIAHGRDAEPVAIGPDLDLSGLLGQGRMAMAFVDAAPAGIYGKAALRTLGLWDSVARRLAQTDNVRGALALVATGQARLGVVYGTDALADDNVTVIGTFPSRSHPPIRYPAAAVSASTHPARSGFLRFLRGPQARSAFEEHGFEFTAG, encoded by the coding sequence ATCCTCGGGTTTTCGCTCGGGATCGGACTGGGACTGCCTTTGGCGCTCGGAGGCTGCGCGCCGGATGTCGATCTGACTGTGTTTGCCGCGGCCAGTGCCCGGGACGCGCTCGCCGACGTTGCCCACCGTTTCGCCGGCCAGGCTGGGCAACGGGTCAAAGTAGCGCCCGGCGGATCCTCGGCCCTGGCCCAGCAGATCCGCCACGGCGCTCCCGCCGACGTCTACGTTTCCGCTAACCCTGGTTGGATGGATTCCCTCGAACGGGAGGGGCTGATCGAACCGAGTTCCCGGTTTGACCTGCTGTCGAATTCACTGGTCTTGATTGCCCACGGCAGGGACGCCGAACCGGTCGCGATCGGGCCGGACCTTGACCTTTCCGGCTTGCTGGGCCAAGGCCGGATGGCGATGGCGTTCGTGGATGCCGCTCCGGCGGGAATTTACGGCAAGGCGGCGCTAAGGACGCTCGGCCTGTGGGACTCGGTCGCCCGGCGGTTGGCCCAGACCGACAACGTCCGCGGCGCGCTGGCCCTGGTGGCCACCGGCCAGGCGCGGCTGGGGGTCGTCTACGGCACCGACGCCTTGGCCGATGACAACGTCACGGTCATCGGCACCTTTCCGTCCCGGAGCCATCCGCCGATTCGCTACCCCGCGGCCGCCGTGTCCGCCAGCACCCACCCCGCCAGGTCCGGCTTTCTCCGATTCCTGCGCGGACCGCAGGCGCGCTCGGCGTTTGAAGAACACGGGTTTGAATTCACCGCCGGCTGA
- a CDS encoding glycosyltransferase, which produces MDRQGSSPGGESAFRPRLLVTVHDVAPPFAEGVGRLLEELDRLQIERRVLKVIPNLDGRWPLTEDRRLCSLLQREVARGNEIVAHGWTHSARGPLRGSPRQRFLGARFAPQAAEFLTRSAGSAQRAAESARTVLADALGVEPRGFCAPGWLLNDAGRTGVAAAGFGYLMEQSRLRDLATGRTVLTPWQGFMGVGGIHEWLVQLGNGAIAVGARIAWDGLERCPNVKVFLHPQNLAGGGALDRVLERLESLKNGRQLVTAGQLLDLADPATAAADSPDRIHSPSITVVIPALNEQAHVARALDSVRRQRYPADRLEAVLVDNDSKDDTLAEAEKIAAAWSAQGPGAPRLQLLKETGSGAARAKNSGATAARGEVLIFLDADSTLGVNVAGAVAAAWRSGARGGSIKVLADSDDVWERGFFGVMEFGKALLGVHCQMGYLDRGLFARLGGFRRDLRLAEDVDLMRRAARWLRFDGGRLQRVGAMPLVGDESDEGLCIMTSPRRLRGMPWRLGMFWMLLRWSLGFLGIGRGRYPAGGPAPNAPPPPTPSRRVAMAILRLVLLTAAHRSPGRPAGLLWIWWLWDRLYVRWHGLRPVSEGSVLYYGFETYRAPRPVRLGDGTTVARGDRICRIHMRNEVLAGSEYALLGKRAWGFIRAMRRDLAVLTENAESGAFSKRDAGFVAVTGATLLFRGARRMGFSVWPRPRSWRSEIERIYLLGLLALYRRDSETDRELLAEGQSSSATVSANVPEYELGEVWIGRRSLGWSRSSGASSVA; this is translated from the coding sequence TTGGACCGGCAAGGATCTTCGCCGGGCGGCGAATCCGCCTTCCGACCGCGCCTGCTGGTCACGGTCCACGACGTGGCGCCGCCCTTCGCCGAGGGCGTGGGCAGATTGCTGGAGGAGCTCGACCGGCTGCAGATCGAGCGCCGGGTCCTGAAGGTCATTCCCAATCTGGACGGTCGCTGGCCGCTGACCGAGGACCGGCGGTTGTGCTCGCTGCTGCAGCGCGAGGTCGCCAGGGGCAACGAAATCGTGGCTCACGGCTGGACGCATTCGGCCCGCGGCCCGCTGCGGGGCTCCCCGCGGCAACGTTTCCTGGGGGCCCGATTCGCGCCCCAGGCCGCCGAATTCCTGACCCGCTCGGCCGGATCGGCTCAGCGCGCGGCCGAGTCCGCGCGCACGGTCCTGGCCGATGCGCTGGGAGTTGAGCCGCGCGGGTTCTGCGCCCCGGGATGGCTGCTGAACGACGCCGGCCGGACCGGAGTTGCGGCAGCCGGGTTCGGGTACCTGATGGAGCAGTCGAGACTGCGCGACCTTGCCACCGGACGGACGGTGCTTACTCCCTGGCAGGGGTTCATGGGAGTCGGCGGGATCCACGAATGGCTTGTCCAACTAGGCAACGGCGCAATCGCGGTCGGGGCTCGCATCGCCTGGGATGGCCTGGAGCGGTGTCCGAACGTGAAGGTGTTCCTGCATCCGCAAAACCTGGCCGGCGGCGGCGCGCTGGACCGGGTGCTCGAGCGACTCGAATCGTTAAAGAATGGTCGCCAACTGGTCACGGCCGGTCAGCTCCTGGACCTTGCCGATCCGGCGACGGCCGCCGCGGACTCGCCGGATCGAATTCACTCGCCTTCGATAACAGTCGTGATTCCGGCCCTGAATGAACAGGCGCATGTGGCCCGGGCGCTGGATTCGGTGCGTCGGCAGCGATACCCGGCCGACCGACTGGAAGCCGTCCTGGTGGACAACGATTCCAAGGATGACACGCTCGCCGAAGCTGAAAAAATCGCCGCGGCCTGGTCAGCGCAGGGCCCGGGCGCGCCGCGCCTGCAACTGCTGAAGGAGACCGGCAGCGGCGCCGCGCGGGCGAAGAATTCGGGGGCCACCGCCGCCCGCGGCGAGGTGCTCATTTTTCTGGACGCCGATTCAACCCTGGGGGTCAACGTCGCCGGCGCCGTCGCCGCCGCCTGGCGGAGCGGAGCCCGCGGCGGGAGCATCAAGGTGCTCGCCGATTCCGACGACGTCTGGGAACGCGGCTTCTTCGGGGTGATGGAATTCGGGAAGGCGTTGCTGGGCGTGCACTGCCAGATGGGCTACCTGGACCGGGGGCTGTTCGCGCGGCTGGGCGGATTCAGGCGTGACCTGCGGCTGGCCGAAGACGTGGATCTGATGCGCCGCGCCGCGCGCTGGCTGCGCTTCGACGGCGGGCGCCTGCAACGGGTCGGGGCGATGCCGCTGGTAGGCGATGAATCCGACGAGGGGCTCTGCATCATGACCTCGCCGCGCCGACTTCGCGGCATGCCCTGGCGGCTGGGGATGTTCTGGATGCTGCTGCGCTGGTCGCTCGGGTTTCTGGGCATCGGCCGCGGGCGCTACCCGGCCGGTGGGCCGGCTCCAAATGCGCCGCCGCCGCCTACCCCGAGCCGTCGGGTCGCGATGGCGATCCTCAGATTGGTGTTGCTAACGGCGGCGCATCGATCCCCTGGCCGGCCGGCCGGACTGCTTTGGATCTGGTGGTTGTGGGACCGTCTCTATGTCCGCTGGCACGGGCTTCGGCCGGTCAGCGAGGGAAGCGTCCTCTACTACGGATTCGAAACCTACCGCGCACCGCGGCCGGTGCGGTTGGGCGACGGGACCACCGTTGCCCGCGGCGATCGGATATGTCGGATACATATGCGCAACGAGGTGCTGGCCGGGTCCGAATATGCGTTGCTCGGGAAACGCGCCTGGGGATTCATCAGGGCGATGCGCCGGGACCTGGCGGTTCTGACCGAAAACGCCGAATCGGGCGCTTTCAGCAAGCGGGACGCCGGATTCGTAGCGGTGACCGGCGCCACCCTGCTGTTCCGGGGTGCCCGCCGGATGGGGTTTTCGGTCTGGCCCCGGCCGCGATCCTGGCGCAGCGAAATCGAGCGCATTTACCTACTGGGGCTGCTGGCCCTCTACCGGCGCGACTCTGAGACCGACCGCGAATTGCTGGCGGAGGGTCAGTCGTCGTCGGCGACGGTGTCGGCGAACGTCCCCGAGTACGAACTCGGCGAGGTCTGGATCGGGCGCAGGTCGCTGGGGTGGTCCCGATCGAGTGGGGCGTCCAGCGTCGCATGA
- a CDS encoding DUF1330 domain-containing protein, which yields MAAYVIIDVEILDEALYREFRERVTSTVDSHGGQFVVRGGQIDVVLGDWSPGRLAVLKFGDVKQVGTWLQSPEYTALDDLRSRSSNINMVVVDGA from the coding sequence ATGGCTGCCTACGTAATCATCGACGTCGAAATCTTGGACGAAGCGCTCTACCGGGAATTCAGGGAGCGGGTGACGTCGACCGTGGATTCGCACGGCGGCCAGTTCGTTGTGCGCGGCGGTCAAATCGACGTAGTTCTCGGCGATTGGTCGCCCGGGCGCCTGGCGGTCCTCAAATTCGGCGATGTCAAGCAGGTTGGGACCTGGTTGCAGTCGCCCGAGTACACCGCCCTGGACGACCTGCGATCACGCTCGTCAAACATCAACATGGTTGTTGTCGACGGCGCTTAG
- a CDS encoding signal recognition particle protein — MLERLSERLDAVIKKVSGRGRIRESDIKAAMREVRVALLEADVQLGVARDFVRSVGERAVGREVLSSVSPRQQLIKIVHDELTTLLGGQASELAPAKAGGRRILMAGLQGSGKTTSAAKLALQIKESGRQPVLVACDLKRPAAIEQLRTLAGQIDAPVHSESVNSKPEHVARNGVRKAEALGASDVIVDTAGRLQIDGDLMDEVERVARQIDPTDVLLVVDAMTGQEAVNVASEFHRRLKLTGLVLTKLDGDARGGALLSIRAATGVPIKFIGSGEKIEPLERFHPDRLASRILGMGDVVTLVEKAQASIDAEAAARMEKKLRSASFDLTDFLEQIDQIENMGSLSQVASLIPGMSRLAGQDKIQEALSGRELDRTKAIILSMTPTERADPSIINGSRRRRIAAGSGTSPRDVNQLLNQFTTMRKMMRQIARGRMPNFPGFSPFG, encoded by the coding sequence TTGCTGGAACGACTTTCCGAACGGCTGGATGCCGTAATCAAGAAGGTCTCGGGCCGCGGCCGAATCCGCGAGAGCGACATCAAAGCGGCGATGCGCGAGGTCCGGGTCGCTTTGCTGGAAGCGGATGTTCAACTGGGCGTGGCGCGCGATTTCGTGCGCTCGGTCGGCGAGCGCGCGGTCGGACGCGAGGTCCTATCGAGCGTCTCCCCGCGCCAGCAGCTGATCAAGATCGTCCACGACGAACTCACCACCCTGCTGGGCGGCCAGGCCAGTGAACTGGCCCCGGCCAAAGCCGGCGGACGCCGGATCCTGATGGCCGGGCTGCAGGGTTCGGGCAAGACCACCAGCGCCGCCAAGCTGGCCCTGCAAATCAAGGAGTCGGGACGCCAGCCGGTGCTGGTGGCCTGCGATCTCAAACGCCCCGCGGCGATAGAGCAGTTGCGGACCCTGGCCGGCCAGATCGATGCCCCGGTCCACTCCGAATCGGTCAATTCGAAACCCGAGCACGTGGCCCGCAACGGGGTGCGCAAGGCCGAGGCGCTGGGCGCCTCGGACGTGATTGTCGACACCGCCGGACGCCTGCAGATCGACGGCGACCTGATGGACGAGGTGGAGCGCGTCGCCCGCCAGATCGACCCCACCGACGTCCTGCTGGTTGTGGATGCGATGACCGGGCAGGAAGCAGTCAACGTGGCCAGCGAGTTCCACCGCCGCCTGAAACTGACCGGCCTCGTGCTGACCAAGCTCGACGGCGACGCCCGCGGAGGGGCCCTGCTTTCGATCCGGGCGGCCACTGGGGTGCCGATCAAGTTCATCGGGTCGGGCGAAAAGATCGAACCCCTGGAACGCTTCCACCCCGACCGACTGGCCTCGCGGATTCTGGGCATGGGCGACGTGGTGACCCTGGTGGAGAAGGCCCAGGCCAGCATCGATGCCGAGGCTGCGGCGCGGATGGAGAAAAAACTGCGCAGCGCCAGCTTCGACCTGACCGACTTTCTGGAACAGATTGACCAGATCGAGAACATGGGTTCGCTATCCCAGGTAGCCAGCCTGATCCCGGGCATGTCGCGGCTCGCTGGCCAGGACAAGATCCAGGAAGCGCTTTCCGGGCGCGAGCTGGACCGAACCAAGGCGATCATCCTGAGCATGACGCCCACCGAGCGCGCCGACCCGTCCATCATCAACGGTTCGCGCAGGCGCCGGATTGCGGCCGGGTCGGGGACCAGCCCGCGCGACGTGAACCAGTTGCTGAACCAGTTCACGACGATGCGCAAGATGATGCGCCAGATCGCGCGCGGGCGCATGCCCAACTTCCCGGGCTTTTCGCCCTTCGGCTAG